A single region of the Triticum dicoccoides isolate Atlit2015 ecotype Zavitan chromosome 2B, WEW_v2.0, whole genome shotgun sequence genome encodes:
- the LOC119365949 gene encoding mediator of RNA polymerase II transcription subunit 7a-like, protein MAMATSSAYPPPPPFYRLYKDFEQDPSSAPEPPPPIEGSYQLFGATYTTDVVLPSLEDQGVRQLYPKGPDIDFKKELRTLNRELQLHILELADILVERPSQYARRVEDISLIFKNLHHLLNSLRPHQARATLIHLLESQIQRRKQAIEDIKQRREEAQRLLGESLVIIEGSQQQVMTPM, encoded by the exons ATGGCAATGGCGACGTCGTCGGCGTACCCTCCGCCTCCTCCGTTCTACCGGCTGTACAAGGACTTCGAGCAGGACCCCTCGTCTGCGCCGGAGCCTCCACCGCCGATCGAGGGGTCGTACCAGCTCTTCGGCGCCACCTACACA ACAGATGTGGTGCTGCCAAGTCTGGAGGATCAAGGTGTTCGCCAGCTTTATCCCAAGGGCCCAGATATCG ACTTCAAGAAGGAGCTAAGGACACTCAACAGAGAGCTTCAACTCCATATCTTGGAGCTAGCGGATATTTTAGTGGAGAGGCCATCTCAGTATGCCCGCAGGGTTGAAGACATTTCACTTATTTTCAAGAACTTGCACCATCTTCTTAATTCCCTACGACCACACCAG GCAAGAGCGACATTGATTCACCTCCTTGAGAGCCAAATACAGCGCCGTAAGCAAGCAATTGAGGATATAAAACA gaggagagaggaggcaCAAAGGCTGCTTGGGGAATCACTGGTTATTATTGAGGGAAGCCAGCAGCAGGTTATGACTCCAATGTGA